CAGCCTGGATGAAGCAGATAATGTTGATGTCTCCACGCCACTGTTCTCATTTAGGGTGGAAAGACCAACCATATCATGTCTGTTCAGTTCACTAGCTTTACTATGAGCACAGGTCTGCAAAGAGCTGAGCAAAGTGCTGTTGCAGAGACAGGTAGTGCTATGGAAAGCGTTCATGAGTTTTGATGATTTTTGATTGTTCTCATCGGAGTCAAGTTTAGGAAAGGACAGGGATTTTATATTGCTCACTGAAGTGACAGAGGACAGGGACACTTTGGAAGACAAAGACATATTTTCACAGTTTCCCAGTTGTGGTAAAGTGATAAAGCCATTGGGTTTGTGAAGGGGCTTGAAGTCCAACGTGGCCCTTTCTATGGATGTCAGAACTTCCTCATCTTGCAACACAGACTCAGACACTCCTTTGGGCAAAGTATTATCCAATAGTTGGGCAACAATAGGCCCAGTAGTACCAATATGAAtttcaagaatattttttaattcctccTTATCATCAATTGTTTTTAATTCTAGTTTGTCAAATGGGTCTTCTTCACATTCAAAATCAGCTGGGTTGAAGTCTGCTTTTGGATTAGGTGGACTAAGAACCTTTTGCTTCACAGCACTGCTGTTGGCTGGCATGGGAGTAAGAATATTATTGTGCTGCAGGCTAACGAGGATGGGGTTAATAGGAGGAGGCATGGCCTGAGGACAAGGTCCCTCTGAGAACCCCATTTTGTTGCTGTCCTCTGAAGCTGTTTTTGAGTTCATTAGCACTTTTGCCTTGAGTTCAGCTTCTCCGTGGGCAGCTTCAATTTTTTTGATATCTTCAGCCCACACgattgttttcttttccagtgaGAAGTCATACTGACCAATGgtggagaggaaagaagaaaaaaagatacattaTAAGGATCATAGCCATCACTTCTAACAGCAGCATAAGTAACATAGAATAAGAGCTATATGAATTACCATGGACAGGCATCAATTTTTTTCCAGCATCTCTTGTAACCTACAGACTGGCAAAGCTAGAAGGCACCAGAAGTAATTCATTTTGCCTCTAACAACAAAGCCTGTCTATAGTCTGGATTAGTATATCATATTTTGCCTCCTTCCTACATTTAGTTTTTCTTTAGAGCTATTGATCATCCCAAGATAAGTTTCACAGCCCTCCCACCTTCTCCCCCCAAGACAACGGATGTAGCAAAGGTAAGTCTAATGCATTATTAGATGAACAATCATACCCAAATCCGGCACCACTGAACCACCCCCTATCCACAAGTTCCAAAATTAATTCAAGACTATGGCAGAGTATTTTTTGCATCCAAAGGTGAATACAGTATTACTCAGTCCCCCCCTAAAAGACTCCTAAGGGACTTGATATTAGTCTTACAACCACTGGTTTAAGAAATATTGGTATTCTTATCCCAGTACCAATGGCTCACAGGCCAAAGGGGATATACTGGCTACACCAATGATGACAACTACTTGCAGTAGCAGATTTTGCTGCAGTTACTGACATTGTCATCCCACAAGCTTTTCTCATTTAGCATCAGCTTCTTCAGGGCCAGGTTAGCATAGGATGGCATTTGTAAGGTACCCACTACCAGTTTACTGACCACTGTAGTGGCCTGGTTGAAAGGACAAAATTCTGAACAGACTGAATCTACTTAAAGCTTTAATATATTGGGAAGAATGAACAGCCTCAAATGCTCTTTAAATAATCACAAAATGTTCAGAGAACACAGCCTACAAGGTAAGTCCAGGATATAACCTACTTGTGACTCACAAGAAGTCATAAGATATCCTTGCCAAGATAAAGGCACATAACCAAACAGGAgtgtgtgggaacagcagttacagctaaagggccttggacagattatacagaagtatggtttttatgagtgtaagaagtgatagcccaggccagtgagaatgatatttcgggtcagaaaaccacccccgtatgtatgatgtgtgaatgtccttgggcttggtctgtgaatgaatgggaacgtaactgaaacaaagataacatgagtgtggtgtgtttttaataacaattattggaaaaacatcttatgtaacatcttagtccaggctcgtatctgtaaatcctataaattgtcaatggctaataaagaggCTCTCGGCCCGGCTCTGCGtgccttcctgaacaagatctctgactgtgtgtgcatctctgtctgcatcccagtgtgCATTGTTTCTAATCACCGCAGGAGTGCTCTTGCCATGGGACTGCTAGGTCATACAAATTCCCAGCTCTAAAGAGAAACAAGCCAGAAAGGCCTGCTAAGCCTCTACTAGACTTTTCTGGGACTCACTATGTGTTGCGTCACATCCTACCCTATAGTGGGCTCCAGTGAGAACCTGGAGACCTGTTGTCTCAACTGCATAAGTTTTCCCTTCCCTTAGCTCTAAGACTCCAAGAGGTGTGATGCACAATTTATCAGCAAGGTGACTCTGAAAAAAAACTCACTAGCAGAAGTGCTGGGCACTACTCATTACACATTCTTTGCTATCTGAGCAGAGCTATTGTAGTTTttttgagtgtgtgcatgcatgtgcatatgattttttatatatatatgtatatatataccaaAATTGACTCAAGCCatgtttttttatattaaaaaatgggGGATATTAATATAAAATTGTATAGCTTTGGGCAATTTTGCTTCCCtgcacttttaaattattttttttaacatctctCACTACAGCTGTAATGAAGTCAAATTACACTGTGAGATGCATAGCCTATATAGTAACATCATATTATACAAGGTGTTGCAGTCCAATTGGGCATACTATACTTGGCAAGAAAATGGAGACATAGCACACTGAAGCCAGCAACAGGACATTAGAGTCTTCTTTAGCTCTCTCACACCAGCTTAACTAGGTGGAAATATGTGTATTAAGACAAGTAGGTAATCATTTAATGGTTATAATGAAACAGGCATGATGTAGGGTAATTCAGATATTCAGCTCTCTGGTAGATGAGTTacagggcaagaaaaaaaaaaaggcagaaccaTCTACAGCAATCTGTCACAGAGTTGAAGTGAAAACAATCATCAGTTTGGACTGACCAAGGAAAAATCACCGATGCAAATGAGAAAACATAGTTCAATTAGATTTCCTGTATCACAACCTGCATTTGGAGATGAGATTTTCAACATTTATGCCAAAGCAATTGATTTTACACTACCAAGAGTTTATGGTAAGAGAGACATGCTCCTCAAAGACCTGAAAGCCATCCATATCAAGCTGTAACCTGTTTGCCCTACAGCTGGAAAATAATACCCACTCAGAACTGCACAGAAAACAAGAACTGGAAATTTATTTCTTCATCCCTCTATTGTGAGAGGCTATAAAATATGACACAGAAACATTTGCTACCCTCAAACAAGATTCTGCAAGTATGCCATAACATGGATGTATCAGTTCTTACCATTTCCTCTTAAAAATGCTACTCGAATTTAGTCAGGATAACATTTAGACCTAGAACTATTACACGAAAACATTgtgcttttttttaaagttgatacactaaaataaatgctattaggctttttaaagaaataaaaagtagaaGCCTTTTACATAGCttataatatttttatctttccGTACATTCTAACAGATCTTCTGCAACTACTGCCTGGCATACAAAAAGACACTACAGGA
This window of the Patagioenas fasciata isolate bPatFas1 chromosome W, bPatFas1.hap1, whole genome shotgun sequence genome carries:
- the LOC136114652 gene encoding ubiquitin-associated protein 1-like isoform X1, which gives rise to MASKKLGSDSHGPFSYLDDVPFKIGDKFKTPEKVGLPIGLCLPDSSQLVREAQYDFSLEKKTIVWAEDIKKIEAAHGEAELKAKVLMNSKTASEDSNKMGFSEGPCPQAMPPPINPILVSLQHNNILTPMPANSSAVKQKVLSPPNPKADFNPADFECEEDPFDKLELKTIDDKEELKNILEIHIGTTGPIVAQLLDNTLPKGVSESVLQDEEVLTSIERATLDFKPLHKPNGFITLPQLGNCENMSLSSKVSLSSVTSVSNIKSLSFPKLDSDENNQKSSKLMNAFHSTTCLCNSTLLSSLQTCAHSKASELNRHDMVGLSTLNENSGVETSTLSASSRLPSLAVSTVCTEQQSSQSTVTMVHSDYKETEIPVVMHQNFPVPEVPNNTSCTEQSGGPTPEQQQVLSISEKQCIETVVNMGYSPENVLKAMRKKGQNIDQVLDYLFAHGQLCEKGFDPLLVEAALEMHQCPEEKITELLQLMSQFKEMGFELKDIKEVLLLHKNDQHNALEDLMTRAGAS
- the LOC136114652 gene encoding ubiquitin-associated protein 1-like isoform X2, which translates into the protein MNSKTASEDSNKMGFSEGPCPQAMPPPINPILVSLQHNNILTPMPANSSAVKQKVLSPPNPKADFNPADFECEEDPFDKLELKTIDDKEELKNILEIHIGTTGPIVAQLLDNTLPKGVSESVLQDEEVLTSIERATLDFKPLHKPNGFITLPQLGNCENMSLSSKVSLSSVTSVSNIKSLSFPKLDSDENNQKSSKLMNAFHSTTCLCNSTLLSSLQTCAHSKASELNRHDMVGLSTLNENSGVETSTLSASSRLPSLAVSTVCTEQQSSQSTVTMVHSDYKETEIPVVMHQNFPVPEVPNNTSCTEQSGGPTPEQQQVLSISEKQCIETVVNMGYSPENVLKAMRKKGQNIDQVLDYLFAHGQLCEKGFDPLLVEAALEMHQCPEEKITELLQLMSQFKEMGFELKDIKEVLLLHKNDQHNALEDLMTRAGAS